From the genome of Deinococcus sp. AJ005, one region includes:
- a CDS encoding beta-ketoacyl-ACP synthase III — MSAPTVRPSIGITALGSYAPERIVPNAHFEAYMDTNADWIESRTGIRERRFAAPDEYTSDVGVGAVRDMLSRDPDALKEVDAVICATVSPDAMMPSTAALIAMQVGLAGAAAFDLSTACSGFVYALSVASGLIQSGVARRVLVVGAEALSKIVDQQDRGTAILFGDGAGAAVVGPVPAGLGFQEFIMGADGAGGSSLYLRCAAPQLPGGFQMGQYVGMNGREVFKFAVRVLGDSGTKVLQKSGLTSADVDWVIPHQANVRIIEAAVERFGIPMSKTVVNLDRYGNTSSATVPLALHEAVQDGRVQDGQQLLLIAFGGGLSWVAGTMKWWGGAPSLKASAPALAEVGA, encoded by the coding sequence ATGAGTGCCCCCACCGTCCGCCCCAGCATCGGCATCACCGCCCTGGGAAGTTACGCGCCCGAACGTATCGTGCCCAACGCGCATTTTGAGGCGTACATGGACACCAACGCCGATTGGATCGAATCGCGCACCGGTATCCGCGAGCGGCGTTTCGCGGCCCCCGACGAGTACACCTCCGACGTGGGCGTGGGCGCGGTACGCGACATGCTCTCGCGTGACCCGGACGCCCTCAAGGAAGTGGACGCGGTGATCTGCGCCACGGTCAGCCCGGACGCGATGATGCCGTCCACCGCTGCATTGATCGCCATGCAGGTGGGGCTGGCGGGGGCTGCCGCTTTCGATCTGTCCACTGCCTGTAGCGGCTTCGTATATGCCCTGAGCGTGGCGTCGGGCCTGATCCAGTCCGGTGTGGCGCGGCGCGTGCTGGTGGTGGGGGCCGAGGCCCTGAGCAAGATCGTGGACCAGCAGGACCGGGGCACGGCCATCCTGTTCGGAGACGGCGCGGGCGCGGCAGTGGTGGGGCCGGTGCCCGCCGGGCTGGGCTTTCAGGAGTTCATCATGGGCGCGGACGGCGCAGGCGGGTCCAGCCTGTACCTGCGATGCGCGGCCCCGCAATTGCCCGGCGGTTTTCAAATGGGCCAGTATGTGGGTATGAACGGGCGCGAGGTCTTCAAATTCGCCGTGCGCGTGCTGGGCGACAGCGGCACCAAGGTCCTGCAAAAAAGCGGCCTGACCAGTGCGGATGTGGACTGGGTGATTCCGCATCAGGCCAATGTGCGGATCATCGAGGCCGCTGTGGAGCGCTTCGGCATCCCCATGAGCAAAACCGTGGTCAATCTGGACCGCTATGGCAACACCTCCAGCGCTACGGTGCCGCTCGCACTGCACGAAGCGGTGCAGGACGGGCGCGTGCAGGACGGCCAGCAATTGCTGCTGATCGCCTTTGGCGGCGGCCTGAGCTGGGTGGCCGGGACGATGAAATGGTGGGGCGGCGCACCCAGCCTGAAGGCATCCGCCCCCGCGCTGGCCGAGGTGGGCGCTTGA
- the fabD gene encoding ACP S-malonyltransferase, translating into MGADLAAAFPVAEAVYAEAEQTLPGLRALIETGPLEDLTMTANQQPALVTASIAAYRAWQAKTGLTPMVAAGHSLGEYSALVAAGVLTLADALTLTRKRGTLMQQAVAPGDGAMSAIMGDPAVVAEVCEGITGVQPANFNAPTQTVISGEAGAVAEASAELKSRGLKAIPLKVSAPFHCALMAPAAAGLSPDLQAAAYGPFAFPVLANVTAELNDDPQRVPELLERQITGAVRWVETIEALAGMGVDTFIEFGPGKVLSGLVGRIVPGAKTFQMGTAADVEAFGL; encoded by the coding sequence ATGGGCGCTGATCTGGCCGCCGCTTTTCCGGTTGCCGAAGCCGTGTATGCCGAGGCCGAGCAAACACTGCCGGGTCTGCGCGCGTTGATCGAAACCGGACCTCTTGAGGACCTGACGATGACCGCCAACCAGCAGCCCGCCCTAGTGACCGCCAGTATTGCCGCATACCGCGCATGGCAGGCAAAGACGGGCCTGACCCCGATGGTGGCCGCCGGACATTCGCTGGGCGAATACAGCGCTCTGGTGGCTGCCGGAGTTCTGACATTGGCTGACGCTCTGACCCTGACGCGCAAGCGCGGCACGCTGATGCAGCAGGCCGTCGCTCCCGGTGACGGGGCCATGAGCGCCATCATGGGCGATCCGGCGGTGGTGGCGGAAGTTTGCGAGGGGATCACGGGCGTGCAACCCGCCAACTTCAACGCCCCCACGCAGACCGTGATCAGCGGTGAAGCTGGCGCGGTGGCCGAGGCCAGCGCCGAACTGAAGTCACGCGGCCTGAAAGCCATTCCCCTGAAAGTCAGCGCTCCGTTCCACTGTGCGCTGATGGCCCCCGCTGCGGCAGGTCTCTCGCCCGATCTGCAGGCGGCGGCTTACGGCCCCTTCGCCTTTCCGGTGCTGGCGAACGTCACGGCTGAATTGAATGACGATCCCCAGCGCGTGCCGGAGCTGCTGGAACGTCAGATCACGGGCGCGGTGCGCTGGGTGGAGACAATTGAGGCGCTGGCGGGTATGGGTGTGGACACCTTTATCGAGTTCGGCCCCGGCAAAGTGCTGAGCGGGCTGGTGGGCCGCATCGTACCAGGCGCAAAAACCTTCCAGATGGGCACGGCGGCGGATGTGGAAGCGTTCGGGCTGTGA